The Bos indicus isolate NIAB-ARS_2022 breed Sahiwal x Tharparkar chromosome X, NIAB-ARS_B.indTharparkar_mat_pri_1.0, whole genome shotgun sequence genome has a window encoding:
- the SRPK3 gene encoding SRSF protein kinase 3, translated as MHGLRPGPRGAAARGAGAAGSAARMSASASGGCGGDDSDSSSSSQASCGPESSGSELAPIAPAPQMLQGLLGSDDEEQEDPKDYCKGGYYPVKIGDLFNGRYHVVRKLGWGHFSTVWLCWDIQRKRFVALKVVKSAGHYTETAVDEIKLLKCVRDSDPSDPKRETIVQLIDDFRISGVNGVHVCMVLEVLGHQLLKWIIKSNYQGLPVPCVKSIVRQVLHGLDYLHTKCKIIHTDIKPENILLCVGDAYIRRLAAEATEWQQSGAPPPSRSTVSTAPQEVLTGKLSKNKRKKMRRKRKQQKRLLEERLRDLQKLEAMEAAAQAEDSSSRLEAGSGSTSSSGCHLGGVGPDPSPASSSPAPRGNRSLSPGSQTSGFSGSLFSPASCSILSGSSNQREVGGLLSPSTPFGASNLLVNPLEPQNADKIKIKIADLGNACWVHKHFTEDIQTRQYRAVEVLIGAEYGPPADIWSTACMAFELATGDYLFEPHSGEDYSRDEDHIAHIVELLGDIPPAFALSGRYSREFFNRRGELRHIHNLKHWGLYEVLMEKYEWPLEQATQFSAFLLPMMEYIPEKRASAADCLQHPWLNP; from the exons ATGCACGGGCTGCGACCGGGCCCCAGAGGAGCGGCCGCCCGGGGCGCCGGAGCTGCGGGCAGCGCGGCCAGAATGAGCGCCAGTGCAAGCGGCGGCTGCGGTGGCGACGacagcgacagcagcagcag CTCGCAGGCCTCCTGCGGGCCCGAGTCCTCCGGCTCCGAACTGGCCCCCATCGCCCCTGCGCCTCAGATGCTGCAGGGGCTGCTGGGCTCCGACGATGAGGAGCAGGAAGACCCCAAGGACTACTGCAAGG gcggcTACTACCCTGTGAAAATCGGGGACCTGTTCAATGGGCGGTACCACGTGGTGCGCAAGCTGGGCTGGGGCCACTTCTCCACTGTCTGGCTCTGCTGGGACATCCA GCGCAAGCGTTTTGTGGCTCTCAAAGTGGTGAAGAGCGCGGGGCACTACACGGAGACAGCTGTAGATGAGATCAAGCTCCTGAAATGT GTCCGAGACAGTGACCccagtgaccccaaaagagaaACCATTGTCCAGCTCATCGATGACTTCAGGATCTCAGGGGTTAATGGAGTCC ATGTGTGCATGGTGTTGGAGGTCCTTGGCCATCAGCTGCTCAAGTGGATCATCAAGTCCAACTACCAGGGCCTGCCCGTACCCTGTGTGAAGAGCATCGTGAGGCAG GTGCTGCACGGCCTGGATTACCTCCACACCAAGTGCAAGATCATCCACACGGACATCAAGCCCGAGAACATTCTGCTGTGTGTGGGGGATGCCTACATCCGGCGCCTGGCCGCTGAGGCCACAGAGTGGCAACAGTCAGGGGCACCACCCCCATCCCGCTCCACAG TCAGTACCGCCCCCCAGGAGGTCTTG ACGGGGAAGCTGTCGaaaaacaagaggaagaaaatgcGGCGCAAGCGGAAACAGCAGAAGCGGCTGCTGGAGGAGCGGCTGCGTGACCTGCAGAAGCTGGAGGCCATGGAGGCCGCGGCCCAGGCCGAGG ACTCCAGCTCCAGACTCGAGGCGGGCAGTGGCTCCACATCCTCTTCCGGTTGCCACCTGGGCGGCGTGGGGCCTGACCCCTCGCCGGCTTCTTCATCCCCGGCCCCCAGGGGCAACCGCAGCCTCAGCCCGGGCTCCCAGACCTCAGGCTTCTCGGGCTCCCTCTTCTCCCCTGCCTCGTGCTCCATCCTCTCAGGCTCGTCCAACCAGCGGGAGGTTGGCGGCCTCCTCTCCCCTAGCA CACCGTTTGGTGCCTCCAACCTCCTGGTGAACCCCCTAGAGCCCCAAAACGCAGACAAGATCAAGATCAAGATCGCAGACCTGGGCAACGCCTGCTGGGTG CACAAGCACTTCACCGAGGACATCCAGACACGGCAGTACCGGGCTGTGGAGGTGCTGATCGGCGCCGAGTATGGGCCCCCAGCTGACATCTGGAGCACAGCGTGCATG GCCTTTGAGCTGGCCACTGGCGACTACCTATTTGAACCGCACTCGGGAGAAGACTACAGTCGTGATGAGG ACCACATCGCCCACATTGTGGAGCTGTTAGGAGACATCCCCCCAGCCTTTGCCCTCTCAGGCCGCTACTCCCGGGAGTTCTTCAACCGGAGAG GGGAGCTTCGGCATATCCACAACCTCAAGCACTGGGGCCTATACGAGGTGCTCATGGAGAAGTACGAGTGGCCCCTGGAGCAGGCCACACAGTTCAGCGCCTTCCTGCTTCCCATGATGGAATACATCCCCGAGAAGCGGGCCAGTGCAGCCGACTGCCTGCAGCACCCTTGGCTCAATCCCTAG